In Flavobacteriaceae bacterium, the following proteins share a genomic window:
- a CDS encoding class I SAM-dependent methyltransferase, with product MNINILNIEIQEFINNNLNSDISKLLLKKTFFEAISNHELIEQIEAKKKSKKKLPTWFNTKKIYYPNKLNIEQTSSEISAKYKASLISGNSIIDITGGLGIDSYYFSKQFKKVTHCEINTKLSHLVAYNYKQLEVSNIKTINQDGIQFLKTSNKNFDWIYIDPSRRHDRKGKVFYLKDCLPNVPDNLYALFKHSKNILIKASPMLDITVGINELQFVKTIHIIAIKNEVKELLFHLEEGFTKEIKIETVNINQHSSQKFDFTLNEEANAFSNYGDVINYLYEPNSAILKSGAFNLVSQKLKLKKLHKHSHLYTSKVLVNFPGRTFKINNAIPYDKKAILKAISNIKINISTRNFPENPQQLKAKFKFKDGGDIYVFFTTQGNKEKIVLICEKLK from the coding sequence TTGAATATTAATATTTTAAATATTGAAATTCAGGAGTTTATAAATAATAATTTAAATTCAGATATTTCTAAATTATTATTAAAAAAAACTTTTTTTGAAGCAATAAGCAATCACGAACTTATTGAACAAATTGAAGCAAAAAAAAAATCCAAAAAAAAGCTTCCTACTTGGTTTAATACTAAAAAAATATATTATCCTAATAAGCTTAATATTGAGCAGACGTCTTCTGAAATTTCAGCAAAATATAAAGCAAGTTTAATATCTGGGAATTCAATTATAGATATCACTGGTGGTTTAGGTATAGATAGTTATTATTTTTCGAAACAATTTAAAAAAGTAACACATTGTGAAATTAACACCAAATTATCTCATTTAGTTGCTTATAATTATAAACAATTAGAGGTTTCTAATATAAAAACTATAAATCAAGATGGTATCCAATTTTTAAAAACCTCTAATAAAAATTTTGATTGGATTTATATTGATCCATCACGACGCCACGATCGTAAAGGAAAGGTGTTTTATTTAAAAGATTGTTTACCTAATGTTCCTGATAATCTTTATGCTTTATTTAAACATTCAAAAAACATTTTGATTAAAGCTTCTCCAATGTTAGATATTACTGTCGGAATAAATGAGTTACAATTTGTAAAAACAATACACATTATCGCAATTAAAAATGAAGTTAAAGAGTTGCTATTTCATTTAGAAGAAGGATTTACAAAGGAAATAAAAATCGAAACAGTTAATATTAATCAACACAGTTCTCAAAAATTTGATTTTACTTTAAATGAAGAAGCTAATGCTTTTTCAAATTATGGAGATGTTATTAATTATTTATACGAACCTAACAGTGCTATATTAAAATCTGGAGCATTTAATTTAGTTTCTCAAAAATTAAAACTTAAAAAACTTCATAAACATTCACATTTATATACATCTAAAGTTTTAGTTAACTTTCCAGGCAGAACTTTTAAAATAAATAATGCTATTCCATATGATAAAAAAGCGATTCTAAAAGCTATTAGTAATATCAAAATAAATATTAGTACACGTAACTTTCCAGAAAACCCACAGCAACTCAAAGCAAAGTTTAAATTTAAAGATGGTGGAGATATTTATGTATTTTTTACAACACAGGGAAATAAGGAAAAAATAGTTTTGATTTGCGAAAAATTAAAATAA
- a CDS encoding tetratricopeptide repeat protein encodes MKKYVVMSVALMIGSLIFAQKKEVKAIEKAIKSGDFATAKSGVQVAEGLLSAMDNKTKAKFYFLKGQALYADGKGTDNELTESINAFNQVSDIENELGKFIYKPQIETIKQGIIGNLYEKGQQFLEEKNFKEASNSFEKAYRVSPRDTVYLYNSALLSQNGQNFDRALDLYDELIKLGYTGITTEYYATNNESGKEELFPSKSLRDVALKSSYSNPKDEKKESKVGDIVKNVALIYVAQGKNDEAIKAIERAKSINPNDFSLLTAEANIQYKIGNKDKYKELIQKAIELEPDNVDLIYNLGVVASEVGDVEDAKKHYDHALKLDPKYINALMANALLIISQEQGIVDQMNSLGTSSADNKKFDELQAQRQKLYTDAIPYLNKALEVNPKYLDAAKTLMNLYGAIDDSEKFNEMKAKVAAIEAGN; translated from the coding sequence ATGAAAAAATATGTTGTAATGAGCGTAGCATTAATGATTGGCTCATTAATTTTTGCACAAAAAAAAGAAGTTAAAGCAATAGAAAAAGCAATTAAATCTGGTGATTTTGCTACTGCAAAATCTGGAGTTCAAGTTGCTGAAGGACTTTTATCTGCAATGGATAATAAAACTAAAGCAAAGTTTTACTTTTTAAAAGGACAAGCTCTATATGCTGATGGAAAAGGTACAGATAATGAGCTAACTGAATCTATTAATGCTTTTAATCAAGTTTCTGATATTGAAAATGAGTTAGGTAAATTTATTTATAAACCTCAAATAGAAACCATTAAACAAGGGATTATTGGTAATCTATATGAAAAAGGGCAACAATTCTTAGAAGAAAAGAATTTTAAAGAAGCTTCTAATAGTTTTGAAAAAGCCTACAGAGTATCTCCAAGAGATACTGTTTACTTATACAATTCAGCTTTACTGTCTCAGAATGGACAAAACTTTGATAGAGCATTAGATCTTTATGACGAATTGATTAAATTAGGCTATACAGGTATAACAACAGAATATTATGCAACAAATAACGAATCTGGAAAAGAAGAATTATTTCCTAGCAAATCTTTAAGAGATGTAGCTCTTAAGTCTAGTTACAGTAACCCTAAAGATGAAAAGAAAGAATCTAAAGTTGGTGATATAGTAAAAAATGTTGCTCTAATTTATGTAGCTCAAGGTAAAAACGATGAAGCAATTAAGGCTATAGAGAGAGCAAAATCTATTAATCCAAATGACTTTAGTTTGTTAACAGCTGAAGCTAATATTCAATATAAAATTGGGAATAAAGATAAATACAAAGAGTTAATTCAAAAAGCTATTGAATTAGAGCCTGATAATGTTGATTTAATATATAATTTAGGAGTTGTCGCTTCGGAAGTTGGTGATGTTGAAGATGCGAAAAAGCATTATGATCATGCACTTAAATTAGACCCTAAATACATTAATGCATTAATGGCTAATGCATTATTAATAATTAGTCAAGAGCAAGGAATTGTAGATCAAATGAATAGTTTAGGAACTTCTTCGGCAGATAATAAAAAGTTTGATGAACTACAAGCTCAGAGACAAAAACTTTATACAGATGCTATTCCATATTTAAATAAAGCATTAGAAGTTAATCCTAAATATTTAGATGCTGCAAAAACATTAATGAATCTTTATGGAGCTATCGATGACTCTGAAAAATTTAATGAAATGAAAGCTAAAGTTGCAGCCATAGAAGCTGGAAACTAA
- a CDS encoding hydrolase Nlp/P60, which produces MQYGICNLSIVPLRSESNDTSELVSQVLYGEVFKVLEQRKKWSRIRLAFDKYEGWIDNKQYKEIIENDYKVLTNTEDVLSTDLVEYVQGNDDELLYPIPLGASLMGLSLLRHSYDGNSSKGVVGKSNLIATAYLYLNSPYLWGGKTPFGIDCSGFTQMVYKLNGYKLLRDASQQATQGEALSFIEESEPGDLAFFDNSEGDIIHVGIIMEDNYIIHAHGKVRIDRLDHTGIYNVEKKMHTHKLRVIKKII; this is translated from the coding sequence ATGCAATACGGAATCTGCAATTTAAGCATTGTCCCTTTAAGATCAGAATCGAATGATACTTCAGAATTAGTTTCTCAAGTATTGTATGGTGAAGTTTTTAAAGTTTTAGAGCAACGCAAAAAATGGAGTAGAATTCGATTAGCTTTTGATAAATATGAAGGTTGGATTGACAATAAACAGTATAAGGAAATTATAGAAAATGATTATAAAGTTTTAACTAATACTGAAGACGTGTTGTCTACCGATTTAGTCGAATATGTTCAAGGAAACGATGATGAATTATTATATCCAATTCCACTAGGAGCATCTTTAATGGGACTATCTTTATTAAGGCATTCTTATGATGGCAATTCTTCAAAAGGAGTTGTTGGTAAATCAAACTTAATTGCTACAGCTTACTTGTATTTAAATTCTCCTTATTTATGGGGAGGTAAAACACCTTTTGGAATAGATTGTTCAGGTTTTACTCAAATGGTTTATAAACTTAATGGTTATAAGTTATTAAGAGATGCTTCTCAACAGGCAACACAAGGTGAAGCCTTAAGTTTTATTGAAGAAAGTGAGCCAGGAGATTTAGCTTTTTTTGATAATTCAGAAGGAGATATTATTCATGTTGGTATCATAATGGAAGATAATTACATTATTCACGCTCACGGAAAAGTTAGAATCGATCGTTTAGATCATACTGGTATTTATAATGTAGAAAAGAAAATGCATACTCATAAATTAAGAGTTATTAAAAAAATCATATAA
- a CDS encoding acetyl-CoA C-acyltransferase encodes MNKEVVIVSVARTPIGSFMGALSTIPAPKLGAIAIKGALQKINLEPSKVEEVLMGNVVQAGTGQAPARQAAIYAGIPDTVPCTTVNKVCASGMKSVIQAAQTIALGDAEIVVAGGMENMSLIPHYYNARSATKFGPATFIDGMQKDGLVDAYDENAMGTCADLCATEHEFSREDQDNFAIQSYNRSAAAWDAGKFDNEVVPVEVPQRRGDAIIVSRDEEYTNVKMEKIPALRPAFTKDGTVTAANASTINDGAAAIVLMSKDKADELGLKAIAKIKSYADAAQEPKWFTTAPAKALPKALAKANLSIDDVDFFELNEAFSIVGLANMKILGINDDKVNVNGGAVSLGHPLGCSGARILITLASVLEQNNAKFGAAAICNGGGGASAIVLERN; translated from the coding sequence ATGAATAAAGAGGTTGTTATCGTATCTGTTGCTAGAACTCCTATAGGAAGTTTTATGGGAGCACTATCTACAATTCCAGCACCAAAATTAGGTGCCATAGCTATAAAAGGAGCATTACAAAAAATAAATTTAGAGCCTAGTAAAGTAGAAGAAGTTTTAATGGGTAATGTTGTTCAAGCCGGAACTGGTCAAGCTCCAGCTAGACAGGCAGCTATATATGCAGGAATACCAGATACAGTACCATGTACAACCGTAAATAAAGTATGTGCTTCTGGTATGAAATCTGTAATACAAGCAGCTCAAACAATTGCTCTTGGAGATGCAGAAATTGTTGTTGCTGGTGGTATGGAAAATATGAGTTTAATTCCTCACTATTACAATGCTCGATCTGCAACAAAATTTGGTCCAGCTACATTTATTGATGGGATGCAAAAAGATGGATTGGTAGACGCTTATGATGAAAATGCAATGGGTACTTGTGCGGATTTATGTGCTACTGAACATGAATTCTCAAGAGAAGATCAAGATAATTTTGCTATACAATCGTATAATCGTTCTGCAGCAGCTTGGGATGCAGGTAAATTTGATAATGAAGTAGTTCCTGTAGAAGTACCTCAACGTCGAGGAGATGCTATTATAGTTAGTAGAGATGAAGAATATACTAATGTGAAAATGGAAAAAATTCCTGCTTTACGTCCAGCGTTTACTAAAGATGGTACCGTAACTGCTGCTAATGCTTCAACTATAAATGATGGAGCAGCTGCTATAGTATTAATGAGCAAGGATAAAGCTGATGAATTAGGACTTAAAGCAATTGCAAAAATTAAAAGTTATGCAGATGCAGCCCAAGAACCTAAATGGTTCACTACCGCTCCAGCAAAGGCATTACCAAAAGCATTAGCAAAAGCAAATTTAAGTATTGACGATGTAGACTTTTTCGAACTTAATGAAGCTTTTTCTATTGTTGGTTTAGCTAATATGAAAATATTAGGGATAAACGATGATAAAGTAAATGTAAACGGTGGTGCTGTATCTCTTGGTCATCCATTAGGGTGTTCAGGAGCAAGAATTTTAATAACATTGGCTAGTGTTTTAGAGCAAAACAATGCTAAATTTGGAGCTGCTGCAATTTGCAATGGTGGTGGTGGTGCTTCAGCTATTGTACTTGAGCGTAATTAA
- a CDS encoding HDIG domain-containing protein, which yields MKDFINKFYKNHSLIYKIFLFIATTFLIVYLFPKSGKFKYSFEKGKPWQSENLLAPFDFAIKKTNEVIQAERKQITDNASAYFNLDTLVFSQVKNNYKLQFDLIFKDSLPENIKNNLYESGNTILEAIYDKGVLNRTYDYSSSKQIIVLVDRNQKRIVDYSNFIIQNNLESFVTNQVNQLKLNGYELKYISLFFDIVKPNLSLNESITLSSLEEELNTISLVRGSVARGTLIISKGEVVDDDKYKKLESLASEYESQVWSEANYIWILIAYALLVALALLMLLLFLRKYRLEVYKNNTKVTFIFFNIALMVLLTILTVNYNSTYIYIVPLCILPLILKAFFDARLGLFAHVITVLLLGFVVPNNYEYMFLQIIAGIVTILTVSELYKRANLFISVGQITLIYIIAYFAFFVIHEGSIETLKWETFTLFILGGLATLFVQPLIYAYEKIFGLVSDVSLLELSDTNSKLLKELSNKSPGTFHHSLNVANLAEAAANEIGANSMLTRVGALYHDIGKMKNPTYFTENQSTGINPHDELSSKESASIIIDHVIDGIEIAKKNKLPDRVIDFIRTHHGTSLVYYFYNKEKGLEAEVNESDFRYPGPRPYSKETAILMMCDSVEAASKSLKEPTSTKIDTFIETIINKQIENEQFLNANITFKEIQSIKKVLKHKLANIYHLRIEYPE from the coding sequence ATGAAAGACTTTATTAATAAATTTTATAAAAATCATTCTTTAATATATAAGATATTTCTTTTTATAGCAACTACATTTCTTATAGTATACTTGTTTCCTAAGAGTGGAAAATTTAAATATAGTTTTGAAAAAGGTAAACCTTGGCAATCTGAAAACTTATTAGCTCCTTTTGACTTTGCAATAAAAAAAACAAATGAAGTTATACAAGCTGAAAGGAAACAGATTACCGATAATGCATCGGCATATTTTAATCTAGATACACTTGTTTTTAGTCAGGTAAAAAATAATTACAAGCTTCAGTTTGATTTAATTTTTAAAGATTCTTTACCTGAAAATATTAAAAACAATTTATATGAGTCTGGAAATACTATATTAGAAGCTATATATGATAAAGGAGTTTTAAACAGAACTTATGATTATAGCTCAAGTAAACAAATTATAGTTCTAGTAGATAGAAATCAAAAACGAATAGTCGATTATTCAAATTTTATTATTCAGAATAATTTAGAATCATTTGTAACAAATCAGGTTAATCAATTAAAATTAAATGGATATGAACTTAAATATATTTCATTATTTTTTGATATAGTCAAACCTAATTTGTCTTTAAATGAATCTATAACTTTAAGCTCTTTAGAAGAAGAACTTAATACAATTTCGTTAGTTAGAGGAAGTGTAGCAAGAGGAACTTTAATTATTTCTAAAGGAGAAGTCGTTGATGATGATAAGTACAAAAAATTAGAATCTTTAGCATCTGAATATGAATCACAAGTATGGAGTGAGGCAAATTACATATGGATACTTATAGCATATGCACTTTTAGTAGCTTTAGCTTTATTGATGTTATTGTTGTTTTTAAGAAAATACCGATTAGAAGTTTATAAAAATAATACAAAAGTTACTTTCATATTCTTTAATATAGCTTTAATGGTATTATTAACTATTTTAACAGTTAATTACAATTCAACTTATATTTATATAGTTCCCTTATGTATTCTTCCTTTAATATTAAAAGCATTTTTTGATGCTCGTTTGGGGTTATTTGCTCATGTAATTACTGTTTTACTTTTAGGCTTTGTAGTGCCAAACAATTACGAATATATGTTTTTGCAGATTATCGCAGGTATCGTAACAATTTTAACAGTATCAGAATTATATAAACGTGCTAATTTATTTATATCTGTAGGACAGATTACTTTAATATATATTATAGCCTATTTTGCATTTTTTGTAATCCACGAGGGAAGTATTGAAACTTTAAAATGGGAAACATTTACATTGTTTATTCTTGGTGGCTTAGCTACATTATTTGTTCAACCTTTAATATATGCTTACGAAAAAATATTTGGATTAGTGTCAGATGTGTCTTTATTAGAGCTTTCTGATACAAATAGTAAATTATTAAAAGAGTTATCTAATAAATCTCCAGGAACGTTTCATCACTCTTTAAATGTAGCAAATTTGGCAGAAGCAGCTGCAAATGAAATTGGAGCTAACTCTATGCTGACCAGAGTAGGAGCTTTATATCATGACATTGGTAAAATGAAAAACCCGACTTACTTTACAGAAAATCAGTCAACTGGAATTAATCCTCATGATGAATTATCTTCAAAAGAGAGTGCTTCAATCATTATAGATCATGTTATTGATGGTATAGAAATTGCAAAAAAGAATAAATTACCAGATAGAGTTATTGATTTTATAAGAACCCACCATGGTACTAGTTTGGTATATTATTTTTATAATAAAGAAAAGGGATTAGAAGCAGAAGTTAATGAATCTGATTTTAGATATCCTGGACCACGCCCGTATAGTAAGGAGACTGCAATATTGATGATGTGTGATAGTGTAGAAGCAGCTTCTAAGAGCTTAAAAGAACCTACATCTACAAAAATAGATACTTTTATAGAAACGATTATTAATAAACAAATTGAAAATGAACAGTTTTTAAATGCTAATATTACTTTTAAAGAAATTCAATCTATTAAAAAAGTTTTAAAACATAAACTAGCCAATATCTACCACTTACGAATAGAATATCCGGAATAG
- a CDS encoding DNA gyrase subunit A, whose protein sequence is MAEGEKLIPINIEDEMKSAYIDYSMSVIVSRALPDVRDGLKPVHRRVLFGMHELGVRATGAHKKSARIVGEVLGKYHPHGDTSVYDAMVRMAQDWSLRYMLVDGQGNFGSIDGDSPAAMRYTEARMRKISEDMLADIDKETVDHKLNFDDTLNEPTVLPTRIPGLLVNGASGIAVGMATNMPPHNLSEVVDGTVAYIDNTDIEVDELITHVKAPDFPTGGTIYGYDGVREAFKTGRGRIVMRGKAIIEEVQGRECIIVTEIPYQINKADMIKKTADLVNDKKLEGISTIRDESDRSGMRIVYVLKRDAIPNIVLNKLYKYTALQSSFSVNNIALVNGRPQLLNLKDMIHHFVEHRHEVVVRRTKYELRKAEERAHILEGLIIASDNIDEVIRLIRGSSNADEARQKLIDAFKLTEIQAKAIVEMRLRQLTGLEQDKLRNEYDALLITIADLKDILEKKERRMDIIKTELLEVKDKYGDERRSVIEYAGGDLSIEDMIPNEKVVITISHAGYIKRTSLNEYKTQNRGGVGQKASTTRNEDFLEHLFVGTNHQYMLFFTQKGKCFWMRVYEIPEGSKTSKGRAIQNLINIEQGDKVKAFICTQDLKDEDYINNHYVIMATKKGQVKKTSLEQYSRPRTNGINAITIKEEDELLEAKLTTGESQVMLALKSGKAIRFEEAKTRPMGRGASGVRGIRLANEKTDEVIGMIAVNDMKSNILVVSENGYGKRSSLEDYRVTNRGGKGVKTISITEKTGNLVSIKNVTDDDDLMIINKSGIAIRMAVEDLRVMGRATQGVKLINLKNSDSIAAVAKVMHDEDNVDENDEIENVTDNGTAIDTEENDNNKQTDNN, encoded by the coding sequence ATGGCAGAAGGAGAGAAATTGATTCCAATTAATATTGAAGATGAAATGAAATCGGCTTACATTGATTATTCAATGTCGGTCATTGTGTCACGTGCATTACCAGATGTACGAGATGGATTAAAACCTGTTCACAGACGTGTACTTTTTGGTATGCATGAATTAGGTGTTAGAGCAACAGGTGCTCATAAAAAATCAGCAAGAATTGTTGGAGAAGTTTTAGGAAAGTATCATCCACATGGTGATACATCTGTATATGACGCTATGGTGCGTATGGCTCAAGATTGGAGTTTACGATATATGCTAGTAGATGGTCAAGGAAATTTTGGTTCTATCGATGGTGATAGCCCAGCTGCAATGCGTTATACGGAAGCACGTATGCGAAAAATATCTGAAGATATGCTTGCAGATATTGATAAAGAAACGGTAGATCATAAATTAAATTTTGATGATACTTTAAATGAGCCTACGGTTTTACCTACTAGAATCCCTGGACTTTTGGTTAATGGAGCTTCGGGTATCGCTGTTGGGATGGCTACCAATATGCCACCTCATAATCTATCTGAAGTAGTAGATGGCACAGTCGCTTATATAGATAATACTGATATAGAAGTAGATGAATTAATAACACATGTTAAAGCTCCGGATTTCCCTACTGGCGGAACAATCTATGGTTATGATGGTGTTAGAGAAGCATTTAAAACGGGTAGAGGACGTATAGTAATGCGTGGTAAAGCCATTATTGAAGAAGTTCAAGGTAGAGAATGCATTATCGTCACAGAAATTCCTTATCAAATAAATAAAGCAGATATGATTAAGAAAACTGCTGATTTAGTAAATGATAAAAAACTTGAAGGAATTTCTACAATTAGAGATGAATCTGATAGAAGCGGGATGCGTATTGTTTATGTTTTAAAACGAGATGCTATACCAAATATCGTTTTAAATAAGTTATATAAATATACAGCATTACAATCTTCTTTTAGTGTAAATAATATTGCTCTTGTAAATGGGCGTCCACAATTATTGAATCTAAAAGATATGATTCATCATTTTGTAGAACATCGACACGAAGTTGTAGTTCGCAGAACAAAATATGAATTAAGAAAAGCTGAAGAAAGAGCACATATTTTAGAAGGGTTAATTATAGCATCTGATAATATAGATGAAGTAATACGATTAATCCGCGGATCGTCTAATGCAGATGAAGCAAGACAAAAATTAATTGATGCTTTTAAATTAACAGAAATTCAGGCGAAAGCAATTGTAGAGATGAGATTGCGCCAATTAACTGGATTAGAACAAGATAAATTAAGAAATGAATATGATGCTTTATTAATAACTATTGCAGATTTAAAAGATATCTTGGAGAAGAAAGAGCGTCGAATGGATATTATTAAAACTGAGTTATTAGAAGTTAAAGATAAATATGGAGATGAACGACGTTCTGTAATTGAGTATGCAGGAGGTGACCTATCTATAGAAGACATGATTCCTAATGAAAAAGTAGTAATTACTATTTCTCATGCTGGATATATTAAACGTACTTCTCTTAATGAATATAAAACTCAAAATAGAGGAGGAGTAGGTCAAAAAGCATCAACAACACGTAATGAAGATTTCTTAGAGCATTTATTTGTTGGAACTAATCACCAATATATGCTGTTCTTTACTCAAAAGGGTAAATGTTTTTGGATGCGTGTATATGAAATTCCTGAAGGAAGTAAAACATCTAAAGGGAGAGCAATTCAGAACCTAATAAATATAGAACAAGGAGATAAAGTAAAAGCGTTTATTTGTACTCAAGATTTAAAAGATGAAGATTACATAAATAATCACTATGTGATTATGGCTACTAAAAAAGGTCAAGTTAAAAAAACTTCATTAGAGCAATATTCTAGACCTCGAACTAATGGTATTAATGCTATTACAATAAAGGAGGAGGATGAATTATTAGAAGCAAAACTTACTACAGGTGAAAGCCAAGTAATGCTAGCTTTAAAATCTGGAAAAGCCATACGTTTTGAAGAGGCTAAAACTAGACCGATGGGAAGAGGTGCATCTGGAGTTCGTGGAATTAGATTGGCAAATGAAAAAACCGATGAAGTAATTGGTATGATAGCTGTAAATGACATGAAAAGTAATATCTTAGTAGTCTCAGAAAATGGATATGGAAAACGCTCTAGTTTAGAAGACTATAGAGTTACTAATAGAGGAGGTAAAGGAGTGAAAACGATTTCTATTACTGAAAAAACTGGTAATTTAGTATCTATAAAAAATGTAACTGATGATGATGATTTAATGATCATCAATAAATCTGGAATAGCAATTCGCATGGCTGTTGAAGATTTAAGAGTAATGGGAAGAGCAACACAAGGTGTTAAATTGATTAACTTAAAAAATAGTGATTCTATTGCGGCAGTTGCTAAAGTGATGCATGATGAAGATAATGTTGATGAAAATGATGAAATAGAGAATGTTACTGATAATGGCACAGCTATTGATACTGAAGAAAATGATAACAATAAACAAACTGATAATAATTAA
- a CDS encoding TrmH family RNA methyltransferase, which produces MQLTHNTTNFIKRKFPITLICDNVTNAPNIGSLFRISDAFGIEKLIFCGETIHLGRKMMKTSRATENVVNYELNKNIFEVVRELKAHQYQIIALEITVSSTPLHQFKLANQKQPIALIIGDENFGISEAILNNANTVIHIDMFGQNSSMNVVQAANIALYELTKQLM; this is translated from the coding sequence ATGCAACTTACTCACAACACCACTAATTTTATTAAGCGAAAATTCCCTATTACTTTAATTTGTGATAATGTAACTAATGCTCCTAATATTGGAAGTTTGTTTCGAATCTCTGACGCTTTTGGTATAGAAAAACTTATTTTTTGTGGAGAAACAATTCATTTAGGGCGAAAAATGATGAAAACATCACGGGCTACTGAAAATGTTGTGAATTATGAATTAAATAAGAATATTTTTGAAGTCGTAAGAGAATTAAAAGCACATCAATATCAAATTATTGCTTTAGAAATTACAGTTTCTAGTACACCTCTACATCAATTTAAACTGGCAAATCAAAAACAACCTATTGCACTAATTATTGGTGACGAAAATTTTGGAATTTCAGAAGCTATTCTTAATAATGCCAATACAGTAATTCATATCGATATGTTTGGACAAAATAGTAGTATGAATGTAGTGCAAGCAGCCAATATTGCATTATACGAACTTACTAAACAATTAATGTAG
- a CDS encoding AI-2E family transporter: MNSNFITKGILKALAIILGVSLLLFFLYKIQSVLVYIAIAAVISLIGRPIVGFLKTKLKFKNTIAVVSTMVILISLLLGLVRMFIPLIIEQGQNLSLLNMNELQGKVEDLYHQISEYFAINNIDIEQSLKDSDLISKLDYSVIPEFLNSVVSGFGNFSIGLFSVLFITFFLLKDSKLFEQGILVFTPDAKETRLKKSFEKIKGLLSRYFIGLILQILILFIIYTIVLLIFGIKNALVIAFLCALLNLIPYVGPLIGAVLMITLTMSSNLGSSFSEVILPKTIYVMIGFIIGQLIDNFGSQPIIFSKSVKSHPLEIFLVIIIAGLLFGVIGMVVAVPGYTAIKVILKEFLSENKIVKQLTKDL; encoded by the coding sequence ATGAATTCTAACTTTATAACTAAAGGAATTTTAAAAGCTCTTGCCATTATTCTTGGAGTTTCACTTTTACTTTTCTTCTTATATAAAATCCAATCAGTTTTAGTTTATATTGCTATAGCAGCAGTAATATCTCTTATAGGAAGACCTATTGTAGGGTTTTTAAAAACTAAATTAAAATTTAAAAATACTATAGCAGTTGTTTCAACAATGGTTATTTTAATTAGCCTTTTATTAGGTTTAGTTAGAATGTTCATTCCGTTAATTATTGAGCAAGGTCAAAATTTATCCTTGTTAAACATGAATGAACTTCAAGGCAAAGTTGAAGATTTATATCATCAAATTAGCGAGTATTTTGCTATAAACAATATAGATATAGAACAATCTTTAAAAGATTCTGATTTAATTTCTAAACTAGATTATTCAGTAATTCCTGAATTTTTAAATTCTGTAGTTAGTGGTTTTGGTAATTTTAGCATTGGCTTATTTTCAGTGTTATTTATCACATTCTTTTTATTAAAAGACAGCAAGTTATTTGAGCAAGGCATCTTAGTATTTACTCCAGATGCTAAAGAAACACGATTGAAAAAGTCTTTTGAGAAAATTAAAGGTCTGTTATCTCGATATTTTATTGGTCTTATTTTACAAATTTTGATCTTATTTATAATTTATACCATAGTACTTTTAATTTTTGGAATTAAAAACGCTTTGGTCATAGCCTTTTTATGTGCTTTACTTAATTTAATTCCATATGTTGGTCCATTAATTGGAGCAGTTTTAATGATTACCTTAACAATGTCTAGCAACTTAGGAAGCAGTTTTAGCGAAGTGATTTTACCAAAAACAATTTATGTAATGATTGGTTTTATTATTGGGCAATTAATTGATAATTTTGGAAGTCAACCCATTATCTTCTCTAAAAGTGTAAAATCACATCCATTAGAAATCTTCCTTGTTATTATAATAGCTGGGCTTCTATTTGGTGTTATAGGAATGGTAGTAGCAGTACCTGGCTATACCGCTATTAAAGTAATTTTAAAAGAGTTTTTATCAGAAAATAAGATTGTTAAGCAATTAACTAAAGATTTATAG